The segment TTTTGATCACGCATTTGAGAAAAGTGAATGTGTTCCTTGATAATCTAAAATTGCTTCCTGAATGTACATTGCTTCAAATTTTTGTTCATCTTGAGCAGATACAGATTCCACAAACTGAAGTATTAAATCTTTTTCCTGACGGGTCATTACAGGGAAATTAAAGGATTTATTGTAATGTTTAATACTTTCCAGGCCTTTATCATGCTGTCTTTGGGCAATAAAATCTAAATGGCTTTTAATCCTCTTTCGGATTGAGTTATTGATCATCTCGTGGTTTGAATGCGAAAGGAGTGTTTCCCTAATGATTGGAGAAAATTCCGGATCGATTTCGTTTCCAATGCTATCTCTTCCTGAGGCAATGGCAGCAAGAGTTGTTGTTCCAGTTCCAAGAAATGGATCAAGGACGGTGTCTCCCTTTACTGAAAACATATTAATCAGCCGATAGGGAACCTCGAAAGGGTATGCGGCACTTCGTTCTCTGGAGCCATTTTTTGTAAGAACTTGAGTTGTTCCTTTAAATTCCCACAAATCAGAGAACCATCGATTCCGTTCTTCCCAAAAAAAGGCACTTTCTCGACGAAGTTGTTTTTCGGGTTCCGAAAAAATCCGCTTATTTCCCTTGCGAAAAATCAGAATAAATTCATGTTCAAGAGTGACATAAGCACCGGGAGCAAGCATACCCGAACCCATAAACTTATTGGGGGCATTGGTTTGTTTTCGCCAAATTATATTAGGAAGATTAGAAAACCCAAGAGCCAAAAAAGAGGAAATAATTCGGCTATGATTTGAAAATAATTGAAATTTGTCGTTTATCGTTCTGGTTGCATCTCCAATATTTATGCATGCAATTCCGCCGTCACATAAGACCCGATCGCACTCTTCCCATACATTATCCAGAACATGGTGCATTAATTCAAAAGCATCATTTGGATTGCCTTGATTCAATGCAGTTCTGATTTCAGGATTCTGTCCAGTTAAACTCTCATCCCACATTTCGATCATTGGATACGGCGGAGATGTTACAACAAGCGAAACCGAGCTATCTTCAATCTCAGAAAGGTTTGAAGCATTGTTGAACAGGATTCTATGCGTAGTATTGTTTATCATGTCTCAATATAAGAATTGAGACTTATTGTCTACAACAAAAAAATCTATCCATTTTGTAACCTCCAACTTTCTCTAAGGGCATTTGCGCGATCAGTAATGGAATTAGCTCTACTTTCAAGACTTTGACACACTCTTTCCAATTCATCTTCAGTTTGAATAATCCAGTAACCATCAACCCACATGCCACTACCAATACAGCATTGATGTTCAAGTATCATTGCTCTGATTTGTTCACGTACATGCTCATTAGTTTGGCCACCACTTTCTAAGTTCAAGGTATCACGAATTTCAGTTGATGTGCGACGGTTTTCATAACCTAATGCATGTTCGTTCAAGTATTCCAAGATAGCAAGTTGTTCTTCAGTCATAAGCTAAAATTTGATTTAAGAGTTATGCCACTAACGGTCCAGGTTTAACATGCAGCGGGCACGCTGCACCCAGAGAATGCGACCAGCATTCTCTCCAGCTGTGATATTTGAAAAAGCAAGAACCGCTGTCAGGTTAAACCCATGTTATTGTAAGGACAGTATAACGATTTGATGATGGAGAACGATCGCAAAAACAGCCCGAAGTCACAGAATGATGACTTTGCGACAGTTGGTAGCGCCAAACCGAAAAAATTTTTTTGCTGAAACCCAAAAAAACAACGTGATGGGTTAGGATCCATTCGAAGGCGATTAGCGGCACGACTAAGGCGCGTTAGGGAAAAACAGGAGCGAAGGCGCATACATACTAGCTTTACGACTTGCCGGATGATCCATAACAGAGGCCCGGCTTTTTTTAACGGGACCATCACTGGCAACAGCTTGCGGCAGCTCGGATTTACTGGCGTTATTGATGCCGAAGCCGCCGCTTGCCAAAATCACTAAAACGCGCCCGATTTGACGTGACCGGAGCAAAGCTGATACCGGCCCGTTCCTAAAAGCAGATATTTTTGAACATAATCAGGCCGGTTGATGAAGTTGGTGAAAGCAGGTGAGGGGCACCGCTGCCCATAAAAAATGGGATACAGTTACAACTTGCCGGAAGAATCTTTTACTCGCTGCCGCCAGGTTATTAGCAGGATATGTGTCACAGCTCGCCGGGCCCACGGAAATTTGGCGAGATTTTGCCACCAGCAACCGCCATTTAAAAGCACCACGCGCCCCGGATCTTACAGGCTTGATAAAAGCAGAAGCGATTAGCTGCATGAGCTGTTGGATACGTAAATCCTTAAGTGACGTAAAAGCAACATAAGTACTTCCATAATTAATCTAACAACTGTCGCACTATAACGGTTCGCAAATAAGCGGCGCGGTTGAATCAATAATCGTAAGTAAAAAATCTCAAACGCGTCCGCTTGATTTGCTTTGTTGTGCGCGATTTAATGATTATTAAATAATTGAATAATTCCGTTCAGAGTGTTCGTATAATATGTATAATCAGCATT is part of the Natronogracilivirga saccharolytica genome and harbors:
- a CDS encoding DNA-methyltransferase gives rise to the protein MINNTTHRILFNNASNLSEIEDSSVSLVVTSPPYPMIEMWDESLTGQNPEIRTALNQGNPNDAFELMHHVLDNVWEECDRVLCDGGIACINIGDATRTINDKFQLFSNHSRIISSFLALGFSNLPNIIWRKQTNAPNKFMGSGMLAPGAYVTLEHEFILIFRKGNKRIFSEPEKQLRRESAFFWEERNRWFSDLWEFKGTTQVLTKNGSRERSAAYPFEVPYRLINMFSVKGDTVLDPFLGTGTTTLAAIASGRDSIGNEIDPEFSPIIRETLLSHSNHEMINNSIRKRIKSHLDFIAQRQHDKGLESIKHYNKSFNFPVMTRQEKDLILQFVESVSAQDEQKFEAMYIQEAILDYQGTHSLFSNA